One segment of Anatilimnocola aggregata DNA contains the following:
- a CDS encoding efflux RND transporter permease subunit, with translation MLNAVIRFALRYRMLVVVISLTLLVYGGYSATTLPIDVFPDLDRPRVVIITECPGLATEEVETLVTQPIEIALLGAAGVQAVRSQTTAGLNVIYIEFSWDTEIRAARQTVQERLGSLGGVLPPGIQPQMTPPASIMGQIVIAGMYRQRGPQGGQLVPIGKTGNMAELIEGTGEPIKVLAWKPVDRHRVDTWQPLPISEIAWEPKEANAAIFERKATANVAGQSVELTFPSDEEQIMVLRTTADWVVRPRLLKIPGVAEVFIQGGDRKQYQILVNPTALLEYEVTLQQVEKALSESNLNTSGGFAIQGESERPIRILGRLGPDAHRVVEDLRKIPIKANGVRPVLLEDVARVAEGAQLKRGDGSVNGQPGAVFTLVKQPHVDTRSLTDSMAAALKDVESSLPADIIINSDLFRLKNFIDRGIFNVAEALVIGAVLVLIILFLFLLNFRTTFITLTAIPLSLVITTLVFRALGFLTGAQLSINVMTLGGIAVAMGELVDDAIVDVENIFRRLKENNNSAQPKPAIAVVYEASKEIRSAIVFGTIVVILVFLPLFALSGVEGRLFTPLGIAYIVSILASLVVSLTVTPVLSYYLLPQSKATHHEGDGFLLRILKVGATYLIRFSMAVPTPLLIITWVMVAFAAWELANLGRNFLPQFDEGSILVNVTLPAGSSLEASNQSSRLIDEKFRQRQMSPANPDGEIINFVRRTGRAEMDEHAAPVNAGEYILSMNPNMHQGREEMIQQLLKELRNEVPGVDIEVEQPLAHLISHMVSGVYAQIAIKVVGDDLDTLLSTAEKVKRAIQDIEGVTPPVIEPVQQTPEIHIRLRPNDLAKYGVTREYVGNIMQTALQGEVTSQVLEGQRRFDLLIRLEQAYRTDYANLGRLRIDLPDNRGQVELASLAEIGEGVGPNAINRENARRRIVIRCNTENRDLASAVVEIQQRVKDRVEMPEGYFVEYAGQFESQQRATTLIVLLAGVSVIGMFVVLLVLYPSVRIVLQILNALPTAFIGGVLALVLTGQTLTVASLVGFISLGGIAVRNGILLVTHYFHLMKEENEPFSEAMVLRGSLERLAPVLMTALTAGIGLVPLVIGGQEPGREILYPVATVILGGLVTSTFCEFLIHPGLFWQFSGKDAERLAHEVHSEDEMLVDHPAPARPLPVVPEAGASAT, from the coding sequence ATGCTTAACGCCGTCATCCGCTTTGCACTGCGGTATCGCATGTTGGTCGTCGTGATCAGCCTGACGCTGTTGGTCTATGGCGGCTACTCGGCCACAACGCTACCGATTGACGTCTTTCCGGATCTTGATCGCCCGCGGGTTGTCATCATCACAGAATGCCCCGGCCTGGCGACAGAAGAAGTCGAAACGCTCGTGACGCAGCCCATCGAAATTGCCTTGCTCGGTGCGGCCGGCGTGCAGGCCGTCCGCAGTCAGACGACTGCGGGGCTGAATGTGATTTACATCGAGTTCAGTTGGGACACGGAGATTCGCGCTGCTCGTCAAACGGTGCAGGAACGATTGGGCTCTCTGGGTGGCGTCCTGCCACCTGGCATCCAGCCTCAAATGACTCCTCCAGCCTCGATCATGGGCCAGATAGTGATCGCCGGCATGTACCGCCAGCGCGGTCCCCAAGGAGGTCAACTCGTTCCTATCGGCAAGACAGGTAACATGGCAGAGCTGATCGAGGGAACCGGTGAGCCGATCAAAGTCCTGGCCTGGAAGCCGGTCGATCGCCATCGCGTTGACACCTGGCAACCCTTGCCGATCTCCGAGATTGCCTGGGAACCCAAAGAAGCGAATGCCGCGATCTTCGAGCGTAAGGCCACGGCAAACGTCGCTGGACAATCGGTTGAACTCACGTTTCCATCCGACGAAGAACAAATCATGGTATTGCGTACGACTGCCGACTGGGTCGTGCGACCACGGCTACTCAAGATTCCAGGCGTCGCGGAGGTCTTCATCCAAGGTGGTGATCGCAAGCAATATCAGATCCTGGTCAATCCAACAGCATTGCTCGAATACGAAGTGACGTTGCAGCAGGTCGAGAAGGCGCTTTCGGAAAGCAATTTGAACACCAGCGGCGGATTTGCCATTCAAGGTGAAAGTGAGCGACCGATCCGCATTCTCGGCCGCCTTGGCCCCGATGCACATCGAGTCGTTGAGGATCTGCGAAAAATCCCGATCAAGGCGAATGGTGTTCGCCCAGTGCTTCTTGAAGATGTCGCCCGAGTTGCTGAAGGCGCGCAACTTAAACGCGGCGATGGCAGTGTCAACGGTCAACCAGGGGCAGTCTTCACTCTGGTGAAGCAGCCGCACGTCGATACGCGGTCTCTGACGGATAGCATGGCCGCCGCGCTGAAGGACGTGGAATCGTCGCTGCCGGCCGACATCATCATCAATTCCGATCTGTTCCGGCTGAAGAACTTCATTGACCGCGGGATTTTCAATGTTGCTGAGGCACTGGTGATCGGCGCCGTGCTCGTGCTCATCATTCTGTTCCTGTTCCTACTGAACTTTCGCACGACCTTTATCACCCTCACCGCAATCCCCTTGTCGCTCGTCATCACGACGTTGGTTTTCCGCGCGCTGGGTTTCCTGACGGGAGCACAGCTCTCGATCAACGTGATGACCCTCGGCGGTATCGCCGTCGCGATGGGCGAACTGGTGGATGATGCGATCGTTGACGTGGAGAACATTTTTCGACGGCTAAAGGAGAACAATAATTCCGCGCAGCCGAAGCCCGCAATCGCGGTAGTGTACGAAGCGAGCAAAGAGATTCGCAGCGCGATCGTGTTCGGAACGATCGTCGTGATTCTGGTATTCCTGCCGCTGTTCGCGTTGTCTGGCGTCGAAGGGCGGCTCTTCACGCCGCTGGGCATCGCCTACATCGTCTCGATTCTGGCGTCGCTCGTCGTTTCCCTCACGGTTACGCCGGTGCTGAGCTATTACCTGCTGCCGCAATCCAAGGCGACGCATCACGAAGGGGACGGATTCCTACTCCGCATCCTCAAGGTGGGAGCGACTTACCTGATTCGATTCAGCATGGCAGTCCCAACACCGCTGCTGATCATCACCTGGGTGATGGTCGCCTTCGCGGCCTGGGAACTAGCCAACCTGGGCCGGAACTTCCTGCCGCAGTTCGACGAAGGAAGCATTCTCGTCAACGTCACGCTTCCAGCGGGCTCATCGTTGGAGGCCTCGAACCAGTCCTCACGCTTGATCGACGAAAAGTTCCGCCAGCGGCAGATGTCTCCGGCCAATCCCGACGGAGAGATAATCAACTTTGTCCGCCGCACGGGCCGGGCGGAGATGGACGAGCATGCCGCTCCAGTGAATGCGGGTGAATACATCCTCAGCATGAATCCCAACATGCACCAAGGCCGAGAGGAGATGATTCAGCAGTTGCTGAAGGAGCTTCGCAATGAAGTCCCCGGCGTCGACATCGAAGTCGAACAACCGCTCGCACATCTTATCAGCCACATGGTCTCAGGCGTCTATGCTCAGATCGCGATCAAAGTCGTCGGCGATGATTTGGACACGCTGCTTTCAACCGCGGAGAAGGTGAAACGGGCGATTCAAGACATTGAGGGAGTTACTCCACCAGTCATTGAGCCGGTTCAGCAAACACCGGAAATCCACATTCGGTTGCGCCCGAACGACCTGGCCAAGTATGGCGTCACACGCGAGTATGTCGGCAACATTATGCAGACCGCTTTGCAGGGTGAAGTGACTTCGCAAGTGCTGGAGGGGCAGCGGCGGTTCGACCTGCTGATCCGACTGGAACAAGCGTATCGCACCGATTACGCGAACCTTGGCCGATTGCGAATCGACCTGCCCGACAACCGCGGGCAGGTGGAACTCGCGAGCCTGGCCGAAATCGGCGAAGGGGTTGGGCCAAATGCCATCAATCGCGAGAACGCCCGCCGTCGCATCGTCATCCGTTGCAACACCGAGAATCGAGACCTGGCGAGCGCCGTCGTCGAGATTCAGCAGCGCGTCAAAGACCGTGTCGAAATGCCGGAAGGATATTTTGTAGAGTACGCCGGTCAGTTCGAGAGTCAGCAGCGAGCCACGACGCTGATCGTTCTACTTGCCGGCGTGTCGGTCATTGGCATGTTCGTAGTTCTGCTGGTTCTGTATCCGTCGGTGCGCATCGTGCTCCAGATTCTGAATGCCTTACCGACCGCTTTCATCGGTGGTGTGCTGGCTTTGGTGCTGACCGGGCAAACGCTCACGGTTGCCAGTCTCGTGGGTTTCATTTCCCTGGGTGGCATCGCAGTGCGCAACGGAATCTTGCTGGTGACCCACTATTTCCACCTGATGAAAGAAGAGAACGAGCCGTTCTCGGAGGCAATGGTTCTCCGCGGCAGCTTGGAGCGGCTGGCGCCGGTGTTGATGACGGCGCTGACGGCCGGCATCGGCCTGGTGCCACTTGTGATCGGCGGCCAAGAACCGGGGCGTGAGATTCTCTATCCCGTCGCCACAGTGATCTTAGGCGGTCTGGTCACTTCCACGTTTTGCGAGTTTTTGATTCACCCCGGTTTGTTTTGGCAGTTCAGCGGCAAGGATGCCGAACGGTTAGCACACGAGGTGCATTCGGAAGATGAAATGCTGGTTGATCATCCTGCGCCGGCGCGGCCCTTACCGGTCGTGCCAGAAGCAGGTGCATCTGCGACGTAG
- a CDS encoding TolC family protein, with translation MNILDKIAPPLIFCAVAGLFCASLTAQQPVTVRKVSVTQDPPLPLPPPEEITPPTPQRGLSLTDLEHIALGSNPSIGRASALVSAAQGNMVQVGLPPNPTVGYNGQQLGSGGLAEQHGVQFSQEIVRGGKLRLNRAVAEQELARAQQELAAQQQRVLTDVRIAFYKTLIAQRQIDMTSNLVRTTTQGADVVDALIKAKEATRLDVLQSQLEVENAQILLKNARNSHDAAWRELSSVIGDPYLQEQALRGDAFAPPCEIAFDQALARVHAASPEIAIAMSEISRTRMAAERARVEAVPNVSLQGLVNPIDNGIGGRPDGGVTVSIPIPILNRNQGGIMRAQSEIVAAERALTQLELSLKNRLAPTFERYSNARNQVERYRTAILPAATESLDLSRKMYQAGETGYLNLLTAQRTFAQTHLQYLDSLRQLRITEAEIEGLLLSGSLDVRGR, from the coding sequence ATGAATATCCTCGACAAAATCGCCCCGCCGCTCATCTTCTGTGCGGTCGCTGGCTTGTTTTGTGCAAGTCTTACCGCACAGCAACCGGTGACGGTAAGGAAGGTCTCAGTTACTCAAGATCCACCCCTCCCGCTTCCACCACCGGAAGAAATCACGCCGCCAACTCCGCAGCGCGGTTTGTCGTTGACAGACTTGGAGCACATCGCCCTCGGCAGCAATCCTTCGATCGGACGCGCATCAGCGCTGGTAAGCGCGGCGCAAGGCAACATGGTGCAGGTTGGGCTGCCGCCGAACCCCACGGTGGGATACAACGGCCAGCAGCTCGGCAGCGGCGGCCTTGCTGAGCAACACGGTGTGCAGTTTAGCCAGGAAATTGTGAGGGGCGGAAAGCTCCGTTTGAACCGAGCTGTCGCTGAACAGGAGTTGGCACGTGCCCAGCAAGAACTGGCTGCGCAACAACAGCGCGTTCTTACAGACGTTCGGATTGCCTTTTATAAGACGTTGATCGCCCAGCGACAAATCGACATGACTTCGAACCTGGTTCGGACTACGACTCAGGGAGCGGACGTTGTTGATGCGCTGATCAAAGCCAAGGAAGCAACCCGACTCGACGTACTCCAATCGCAGCTGGAAGTCGAGAACGCGCAAATTCTTTTGAAAAATGCCCGTAACTCTCACGATGCCGCTTGGCGTGAACTTTCCTCCGTGATTGGCGATCCTTACCTCCAAGAGCAAGCACTCAGAGGAGATGCCTTTGCGCCGCCCTGCGAAATCGCCTTCGATCAAGCCTTGGCGCGTGTACACGCTGCGAGTCCGGAGATTGCCATTGCGATGTCGGAAATCTCCCGAACACGAATGGCTGCCGAGCGTGCTCGTGTGGAAGCGGTGCCGAATGTGAGCCTGCAAGGACTCGTGAATCCGATTGACAACGGCATCGGGGGGCGACCCGACGGTGGTGTGACGGTGTCGATCCCGATTCCAATTCTCAATCGTAACCAAGGCGGGATTATGCGAGCCCAGAGCGAGATAGTCGCGGCGGAACGAGCCCTGACGCAACTCGAACTGAGCTTGAAGAACCGTCTAGCGCCGACGTTCGAGCGATACTCAAACGCGCGGAATCAAGTGGAACGCTATCGCACGGCGATTCTTCCTGCTGCTACTGAATCTCTCGACCTGAGCCGAAAAATGTACCAGGCGGGCGAGACCGGCTACCTCAACCTGCTCACCGCTCAGCGCACCTTTGCTCAAACGCACTTGCAGTACCTGGATTCACTAAGGCAACTTCGGATCACCGAGGCTGAGATCGAAGGCCTGCTGCTTTCTGGCAGCCTCGATGTAAGAGGCAGGTGA
- a CDS encoding heavy metal translocating P-type ATPase codes for MTEKTRIEVGLLLPTVPDARDRCVQRLGDLLKAKPGIETAHLADDKDKGPAQLCIHYDPDQLSISEVRDLARKAGLELDQRFGHLLLKMEPMHARQARTVESRARRIAGVLEAAASPAGVLRIEFDRQAIDEGALREEVKKTGVRIGPQSTPPQQAQPPQPAGKPSEKEHDHEHGGIFGENTELIFAGICGGLLLIGWLLSWTSISPWVPWGCYLTAYFFGGYFTFREAIENIRAGRFEIDFLMLVAAIGAATLGEWFEGALLLFLFSIGHALENYAMGRAKRAIEALAKLAPQTAVVRRDGKTQEVPVEELKVGDVVIVKPNERLPADGFVIKGEGSINQAPITGESVPVDKRAVDDPQLAAANADRLDPQYRAFAGTINGSGALEIQVTKLASESTLARVVQMVNEAETQKSPTQLFTDKFERYFVPAALALVVLLLFAGLVIAEPFSKSFYRAMAVLVAASPCALAISTPSAVLSGVARAARGGVLVKGGGPLENLGRLGAIAFDKTGTLTEGKPRLTDVMSSEGASEEDLLRVAVAVEKLSDHPLAAAVVEGGKERLKSGSDLQAQDVQSITGRGVKATVDGQPVYIGKDKLFAEIAGPPLPDSLRASIEKLKASGRTTMVVRRGEAYLGVLGLMDTPREAAKNVIVRLKELGIKRMIMLSGDNQQVASAVAQEVGIDEALGDLMPDDKVETIKKLSAQEGVAMVGDGVNDAPAMANATVGIAMGAAGSDVALETADVALMADDLNHLPFAVGLSRQTSRIIRQNLWFSLGMVAFLVPATVFGLQIGLAVVFHEGSTLLVVFNALRLLAYEVSPPNGRMRA; via the coding sequence ATGACTGAAAAGACGCGGATTGAAGTTGGTCTGTTGTTGCCCACAGTGCCCGACGCACGCGACCGGTGCGTTCAGCGACTTGGCGACCTGTTGAAAGCAAAACCAGGAATTGAAACTGCACACCTTGCCGACGATAAAGACAAAGGGCCTGCTCAGCTCTGCATTCATTATGATCCCGACCAGCTCTCAATCAGTGAAGTTCGCGACTTAGCCCGCAAGGCTGGCTTGGAACTCGACCAGCGGTTCGGGCATTTGCTGCTCAAAATGGAACCGATGCACGCTCGTCAGGCGCGCACGGTCGAGTCGCGCGCGAGGCGGATCGCGGGGGTACTCGAAGCTGCCGCCTCTCCTGCCGGCGTTCTGCGAATCGAATTTGATCGGCAAGCCATCGACGAAGGAGCATTGCGGGAGGAGGTCAAGAAGACCGGAGTGCGAATCGGCCCACAGTCAACACCGCCGCAGCAGGCCCAGCCACCCCAACCAGCAGGAAAGCCTTCCGAGAAAGAACACGATCATGAACATGGCGGAATTTTTGGTGAGAATACGGAGCTGATTTTTGCTGGAATATGCGGTGGGCTGCTGCTCATCGGATGGTTGCTGTCCTGGACCAGCATCTCGCCCTGGGTGCCGTGGGGTTGCTATCTCACGGCGTATTTCTTTGGCGGCTATTTCACCTTTCGCGAAGCTATCGAGAATATCCGCGCCGGTCGCTTTGAAATTGATTTCCTGATGCTGGTGGCAGCCATTGGCGCCGCGACGCTGGGAGAATGGTTTGAAGGTGCGCTGTTGCTGTTTCTATTCAGCATCGGACACGCACTGGAAAACTATGCGATGGGTCGCGCCAAACGGGCGATCGAGGCCCTCGCCAAACTCGCGCCCCAAACCGCAGTCGTCCGTCGCGACGGCAAAACTCAAGAAGTGCCGGTAGAAGAACTCAAGGTCGGAGATGTTGTGATCGTCAAACCGAACGAGCGGCTGCCCGCCGACGGATTTGTGATCAAGGGGGAGGGGAGCATCAATCAGGCCCCAATTACAGGTGAAAGCGTGCCCGTGGACAAACGGGCTGTGGATGATCCGCAGCTGGCGGCTGCGAATGCCGATCGGCTCGATCCGCAATATCGCGCGTTCGCCGGCACGATCAACGGCAGCGGCGCTCTGGAGATTCAAGTGACCAAGCTCGCAAGTGAATCCACGCTGGCCCGCGTCGTTCAAATGGTGAATGAAGCCGAGACGCAAAAATCGCCCACGCAGCTATTCACCGACAAGTTCGAGCGCTATTTTGTTCCCGCAGCGTTGGCGTTGGTCGTGCTGCTGCTGTTCGCCGGCTTGGTGATCGCTGAACCGTTCAGCAAGTCGTTCTATCGCGCGATGGCAGTATTAGTGGCGGCTAGTCCCTGTGCTCTGGCCATCTCGACGCCGAGCGCGGTTTTAAGCGGCGTGGCCCGTGCGGCGCGCGGCGGAGTGCTCGTCAAAGGCGGCGGGCCGCTAGAGAACCTGGGAAGGCTCGGCGCTATCGCATTCGATAAGACTGGCACCTTGACTGAAGGAAAGCCGCGACTTACTGACGTGATGAGTTCCGAAGGCGCCTCCGAAGAGGATTTATTGCGAGTCGCAGTGGCCGTCGAGAAACTCAGCGATCATCCGCTGGCAGCCGCTGTGGTGGAAGGAGGCAAGGAGCGGCTGAAGAGCGGTTCGGACTTACAGGCTCAGGACGTGCAAAGCATCACTGGCCGCGGTGTCAAAGCCACCGTGGATGGCCAGCCGGTTTATATCGGTAAGGACAAACTGTTTGCCGAAATTGCGGGCCCCCCGCTGCCGGATTCGCTGCGGGCATCGATCGAGAAGCTGAAAGCCAGCGGGCGCACGACGATGGTGGTCCGGCGCGGCGAGGCCTACCTCGGTGTGTTGGGTTTGATGGATACGCCGCGTGAAGCGGCCAAGAACGTGATTGTCCGCCTAAAGGAGTTGGGCATCAAGCGAATGATCATGCTCTCGGGCGACAATCAACAGGTCGCCAGCGCAGTCGCCCAGGAAGTCGGGATCGACGAAGCTCTGGGTGACCTGATGCCCGACGACAAGGTCGAGACGATCAAGAAGCTCAGCGCCCAGGAGGGCGTGGCGATGGTCGGCGACGGCGTGAACGACGCTCCGGCGATGGCCAATGCCACCGTTGGCATCGCGATGGGCGCGGCCGGCTCTGACGTGGCACTGGAAACTGCGGATGTGGCGTTAATGGCGGACGACCTAAACCATCTTCCGTTTGCCGTCGGTCTAAGCCGACAAACCAGCCGCATCATCCGGCAGAATCTCTGGTTCAGCCTCGGCATGGTCGCCTTTCTGGTGCCCGCGACCGTGTTCGGACTGCAAATCGGCTTAGCCGTTGTGTTCCATGAGGGCTCGACACTCCTGGTCGTTTTTAATGCCCTCCGGCTGTTAGCATATGAAGTGTCGCCGCCGAATGGACGGATGCGAGCGTGA
- a CDS encoding MFS transporter — translation MGLIDDHPHKWPAPLQALEHRTFRWLWIATFVCNSGSWMQRVATAWLVFTLGNSEAWLGFDAAMAAIPTFLVLPFSGVLADRFDRRGVLILANILNAILAIALAAIWWSGSLAVWHLLIGSLLSAMVAALASPASQSLVPTAAGEDHIPNAVALNSFQYNVARAVGPAIGGLALVSVGAGWCFILNALTYLGLIFALLAVPSLAKPLGRKASALESAKEGLDFLRHNTNVRLSIALVLILAFGGAPMVTLLPVIAKGVLNEGAAGYSMLLSGFGVGAALAGALLTFLRPSRLPKWIIGAAIICAICHVAIVFTSTLAIAVAIALIAGCAFVGAMIELGTQLIFETPDELRGRISAVQQLSFRTAQPLGGLIGALIARYSGIQVAFIGFGLLLVLGVLTVLLFCKHPKLR, via the coding sequence TTGGGCCTGATTGACGATCATCCGCATAAATGGCCGGCTCCCCTTCAGGCCTTGGAGCACCGGACGTTTCGTTGGCTTTGGATTGCTACTTTCGTTTGCAATTCCGGTTCGTGGATGCAGCGTGTAGCGACTGCATGGCTCGTTTTCACACTTGGCAACTCCGAAGCATGGCTGGGATTTGACGCAGCCATGGCGGCGATCCCGACGTTCCTCGTGTTGCCGTTTAGCGGCGTGTTAGCAGACCGCTTCGACCGCCGGGGTGTCCTAATACTGGCGAACATCCTGAACGCGATACTGGCAATAGCGCTCGCCGCAATCTGGTGGAGCGGAAGTCTGGCAGTCTGGCATCTGCTCATAGGTTCACTCTTGTCTGCAATGGTGGCCGCTCTTGCATCGCCAGCGAGTCAATCGCTGGTTCCTACAGCAGCGGGTGAAGATCACATCCCAAACGCCGTGGCCCTGAATTCGTTCCAGTACAACGTCGCACGCGCCGTGGGCCCTGCGATTGGCGGGCTGGCATTAGTGTCGGTGGGAGCCGGCTGGTGTTTCATTCTGAATGCGTTGACTTACTTGGGGCTGATTTTCGCATTGTTAGCAGTTCCAAGTCTAGCGAAACCACTTGGCCGCAAAGCATCTGCACTGGAAAGTGCCAAGGAAGGCTTGGATTTCCTCAGGCACAACACAAACGTACGGCTCTCGATTGCGCTTGTGTTAATACTTGCATTTGGCGGAGCCCCGATGGTGACGCTTCTGCCAGTAATTGCCAAAGGCGTGCTGAACGAAGGCGCCGCCGGGTACTCCATGCTGTTATCTGGATTTGGCGTAGGAGCCGCGTTGGCCGGTGCACTTCTTACATTTTTGCGGCCATCACGGTTGCCGAAATGGATCATCGGCGCAGCAATCATCTGTGCCATCTGTCACGTTGCGATTGTTTTCACTAGCACCTTGGCAATTGCAGTCGCCATAGCCCTGATTGCAGGCTGCGCATTTGTAGGTGCCATGATTGAACTCGGAACGCAGTTGATTTTCGAAACTCCTGATGAACTTCGCGGGCGAATCAGCGCTGTCCAGCAGTTATCCTTCCGGACCGCACAGCCGTTGGGAGGACTCATTGGTGCGTTGATAGCAAGATATTCCGGGATCCAAGTTGCCTTCATCGGATTTGGATTGCTTCTCGTACTTGGAGTTCTAACCGTGCTCTTATTCTGTAAACACCCCAAACTGCGATAG